A single genomic interval of Saccharospirillum mangrovi harbors:
- a CDS encoding YicC/YloC family endoribonuclease, whose product MPLSMTAFARREHSLTSGQLSVELRSVNHRYLETSFKLPDSLKPVEIPLRDALKKRVARGKVEVNLRFYPNQGSDSLAVNVERLIALDVALSQVRSTILNSAKPNALDLLQWPGVLIEADTDMDAVFDAMKVLFDEALDDFIAHRQREGKELAELLRQRLDSIETIVAEVRKNAPALIDAYRENLKAKAAQLSVDLDPERLEQEVVLLAQKSDVAEELDRLDTHCQEARHALKQKGAIGRRLDFLMQEFNREANTLGSKSTSTATTQAAVDLKVLIEQMREQVQNLE is encoded by the coding sequence ATGCCGTTGTCGATGACCGCCTTCGCCCGTCGCGAACACAGCCTCACCAGCGGCCAACTCTCGGTCGAGCTGCGCTCGGTCAACCATCGCTATCTGGAAACCAGTTTCAAACTGCCCGACAGCTTAAAGCCGGTGGAAATACCGCTGCGCGACGCCCTGAAAAAACGCGTCGCGCGCGGCAAAGTCGAAGTGAACCTGCGCTTCTATCCGAACCAGGGCAGCGACAGCCTGGCGGTCAATGTCGAACGCTTGATCGCCCTCGACGTCGCGCTCAGCCAGGTACGCTCCACCATCCTCAACAGCGCCAAACCCAATGCGTTGGACTTACTGCAATGGCCCGGCGTTTTGATCGAAGCCGATACCGATATGGACGCCGTCTTCGACGCCATGAAAGTCCTGTTCGATGAAGCGTTGGACGACTTCATCGCTCACCGCCAACGCGAAGGCAAAGAACTGGCCGAACTGCTGCGCCAACGTTTAGACAGCATCGAAACCATTGTCGCCGAGGTGCGCAAAAATGCCCCGGCGCTGATCGATGCATACCGTGAAAACCTAAAAGCCAAGGCCGCGCAATTATCGGTCGATTTAGACCCGGAACGACTGGAACAAGAAGTCGTCTTACTGGCACAAAAATCCGACGTCGCCGAAGAACTCGACCGCCTCGACACCCACTGCCAGGAAGCACGACACGCCCTAAAACAAAAAGGCGCTATTGGTCGACGCTTGGATTTTCTGATGCAGGAATTTAACCGCGAAGCGAATACCTTGGGATCAAAATCGACCAGCACCGCCACCACTCAGGCAGCGGTGGATTTGAAAGTGCTGATCGAACAGATGCGTGAGCAGGTGCAGAATTTGGAGTGA
- the dinD gene encoding DNA damage-inducible protein D has translation MEQQQIQSLTATFEGHAQQTENGIEYWLARDLQHLLGYGKWDNFVSVITKAKTACEVSGHTVLDHFADVGKMVELGSGSQREIDDVMLTRYACYLIAQNGDSRKSEIAFAQTYFAMQTRKSELIEQRLLEAERVQARQKLSTTEKELSSVIYEQTGGNDNFALIRSKGDTALFGRTTKAMKAQWQVPESRPLADFAPTIILKAKDFATEITIHNARAQQMTEEAQVSTEHVTNNEAVRQTLINRGIRPEHLPPAEDVKKVERRLASADKKSLENPDTLGLEDSSED, from the coding sequence ATGGAACAGCAGCAAATTCAATCACTCACCGCCACGTTTGAAGGCCATGCACAGCAAACAGAAAATGGCATTGAATATTGGCTGGCGCGAGATCTTCAGCACCTACTTGGATATGGCAAGTGGGATAATTTTGTCAGCGTCATCACCAAAGCCAAAACGGCTTGTGAAGTTAGTGGGCACACAGTTCTAGACCATTTTGCCGACGTCGGGAAAATGGTCGAGCTTGGCTCAGGAAGTCAGCGAGAAATCGATGATGTCATGCTGACTCGCTACGCGTGCTACCTGATCGCGCAAAATGGAGATTCTCGAAAATCAGAAATTGCGTTTGCTCAGACTTATTTCGCAATGCAAACACGAAAGTCAGAACTGATTGAGCAGAGATTGCTGGAAGCGGAACGAGTACAGGCACGGCAAAAGCTTTCGACGACTGAGAAAGAACTTTCCAGTGTTATCTATGAGCAAACAGGCGGAAATGACAATTTCGCGCTGATTCGCAGTAAAGGTGACACGGCCTTGTTTGGGCGCACCACCAAAGCGATGAAAGCCCAGTGGCAGGTGCCAGAGAGCCGTCCGCTGGCAGACTTCGCTCCGACGATTATTCTAAAGGCCAAAGATTTTGCGACTGAAATCACCATTCACAATGCCAGGGCCCAACAGATGACGGAAGAAGCGCAAGTTTCGACCGAACACGTGACGAACAATGAAGCAGTACGGCAAACCTTAATTAATCGAGGGATCAGGCCTGAGCACTTACCGCCTGCGGAAGATGTTAAAAAAGTTGAACGTCGCCTTGCCTCTGCGGATAAGAAGTCATTGGAAAACCCTGATACGCTCGGCCTGGAAGATAGTTCTGAAGACTGA
- the rph gene encoding ribonuclease PH produces MRPSGRQPDQLRPVSIQRRFTKHAEGSVLVSFGDTQVIVTASVETSVPRFLKGQGQGWITAEYGMLPRATGSRNQREAARGKQGGRTVEIGRLIGRSLRAAIDLKALGEHSITLDCDVIQADGGTRTASITGAYVALCDAINWMLEKGLIKKSPIKHPIAAVSVGVWNGEAVLDLDYAEDSTAETDLNVIMTASGGFVEIQGTAEGEPFAPDELTAMLALAQKGVAELCDIQQAALNEA; encoded by the coding sequence ATGCGACCCAGCGGCCGCCAGCCCGATCAACTCCGCCCCGTTTCCATTCAACGCCGTTTCACCAAACACGCCGAAGGCAGCGTGCTGGTCAGCTTCGGCGACACTCAAGTCATCGTCACCGCCAGCGTCGAAACCAGCGTGCCGCGTTTTCTCAAAGGCCAGGGCCAGGGTTGGATCACCGCCGAATACGGCATGCTGCCGCGCGCCACCGGCTCGCGAAATCAGCGCGAAGCCGCACGCGGCAAACAGGGCGGACGCACCGTCGAAATCGGCAGGCTGATCGGCCGTTCACTGCGTGCCGCCATTGACCTCAAAGCGCTGGGCGAACATTCCATCACGCTTGATTGCGATGTGATTCAAGCCGACGGCGGCACTCGCACCGCGTCCATTACCGGCGCATACGTGGCGCTGTGCGATGCGATTAACTGGATGCTCGAAAAAGGCTTGATCAAAAAGAGTCCGATCAAACACCCAATCGCCGCAGTGTCGGTGGGTGTCTGGAACGGCGAGGCGGTGCTTGATCTGGATTACGCCGAAGACAGCACCGCCGAAACCGACCTCAACGTCATCATGACTGCCAGCGGTGGTTTCGTGGAAATTCAGGGTACCGCCGAAGGCGAACCGTTCGCGCCGGATGAACTGACCGCCATGCTGGCGCTGGCGCAAAAAGGCGTCGCGGAATTGTGCGACATCCAACAAGCTGCCCTGAACGAGGCCTGA